From Pseudomonas hormoni:
GAAGCCATGAACCAAGCGTACGAACCGCTGCGCCTGCACGTTCCCGAACCTTCGGGCCGCCCAGGCTGCAAAACCGACTTCTCCTACCTGCGTCTGACCGACGCCGGCACGGTGCGCAAACCCGCCATTGACGTAGAACCCGCCGACACGGCCGACCTGGCCAAAGGCCTGATTCGCGTGCTCGACGATGAGGGCAATGCCCTCGGTCCGTGGGCGGAAGGCGTTCCGGTGGAGATCCTGCGTAAAGGCATGCGCGCCATGCTCAAGACGCGGATCTTCGACAACCGCATGGTCGTCGCCCAGCGTCAGAAAAAAATGTCGTTCTACATGCAGAGCCTCGGCGAAGAAGCCATCGGCAGTGCCCAGGCCCTGGCCTTGAACATCGACGACATGTGCTTCCCGACCTATCGCCAGCAAAGCATCCTGATGGCGCGGGAAGTGCCGCTGGTGGACCTGATCTGCCAACTGCTGTCCAACGAGCGCGATCCGCTCAAGGGCCGTCAGTTGCCGATCATGTACTCGGTCAAGGAATCCGGCTTCTTCACCATTTCCGGCAACCTCGCCACCCAATTCGTACAAGGCGTGGGCTGGGGCATGGCCTCGGCGATCAAGGGCGACACCAAAATCGCCTCGGCCTGGATCGGCGACGGCGCCACTGCTGAATCCGACTTCCACACTGCTCTCACCTTCGCTCACGTTTACCGTGCGCCGGTGATCCTCAACGTGGTCAACAACCAGTGGGCAATCTCCACGTTCCAGGCGATTGCCGGTGGTGAAGCGACCACTTTTGCCGGTCGTGGCGTCGGTTGCGGCATTGCCTCCCTGCGGGTTGATGGCAACGATTTCATCGCGGTCTACGCGGCCTCTGCCTGGGCCGCCGAACGCGCCCGCCGCAACCTCGGCCCGACCATGCTCGAATGGGTCACCTACCGCGCCGGCCCGCACTCGACTTCCGATGATCCATCCAAATACCGTCCTGCCGACGACTGGAGCTACTTCCCGTTGGGCGACCCGATTGCGCGCCTGAAGCAGCATCTGGTGAAAATCGGCCACTGGTCCGAAGAGGAACACGTCGCCGTCAGCGCCGAACTGGAAGCTGAAGTCATCGCTGCGCAGAAAGAAGCCGAGCAGTACGGCACCCTCGCCGGCGGCCAGATTCCGAGCGCCGCGACCATGTTCGAAGACGTCTATAAAGAGATGCCGGAGCACTTGAAGCGCCAGCGTCAAGAGTTGGGGATCTGACATGAACGATCACAACAATAAAATCGAGTTGGAAACCGCCATGACCACGACCACCATGACCATGATCCAGGCCCTGCGCTCGGCCATGGATGTGATGCTTGAGCGTGACGACAACGTCGTGGTGTTCGGCCAGGACGTGGGCTACTTCGGCGGTGTATTCCGCTGCACCGAAGGCCTGCAGAACAAGTACGGCACCTCCCGGGTTTTCGACGCGCCGATCTCCGAAAGCGGCATCGTCGGTGTTGCCGTGGGCATGGGCGCCTACGGTTTGCGTCCGGTGGCCGAGATCCAGTTCGCCGATTACGTATACCCGGCGTCGGACCAGATCATTTCCGAAGCCGCCCGCCTGCGTTATCGCTCGGCCGGCGAATTCACCGCACCGATGACCCTGCGCATGCCTTGCGGCGGCGGCATCTACGGTGGCCAGACGCACAGCCAGAGCATCGAGGCGATGTTCACTCAGGTCTGCGGCTTGCGCACGGTCATGCCGTCCAACCCGTACGACGCCAAAGGCTTGCTGATCGCCTCCATCGAAAACGATGACCCGGTGATCTTTCTCGAACCGAAACGCCTGTACAACGGCCCGTTCGATGGTCACCACGAACGTCCGGTCACCCCGTGGTCGAAACACCCCGCCGCGCAAGTCCCGGACGGTTACTACACCGTGCCGCTGGACGTTGCTGCCATCACCCGTCCAGGCAAGGACGTGACCATCCTGACCTACGGCACCACCGTTTATGTGTCGCAAGTCGCCGCGGAAGAAACCGGGATCGACGCTGAAGTCATCGACCTGCGCAGCCTCTGGCCGCTGGACCTGGAAACCATCGTCAAGTCGGTGAAGAAAACCGGCCGTTGCGTAGTCGTTCACGAAGCGACCCGCACTTGCGGTTTTGGCGCCGAACTGGTCGCCCTGGTGCAAGAGCATTGCTTCCACTACCTGGAAGCGCCGATCGAACGCGTCACCGGTTGGGACACCCCCTACCCGCACGCGCAAGAGTGGGCGTATTTCCCTGGTCCGACCCGTGTGGGCGCGGCTTTGAAACGGGTTATGGAGGTCTGAATGGGCACGCACGTTATTAAAATGCCGGACATTGGCGAAGGCATTGCAGAAGTTGAACTGTCGGTGTGGCACGTCAAGGTCGGCGACATGGTCGTCGAAGATCAGGTGCTGGCCGATGTGATGACCGACAAGGCGATGGTCGACATCCCTTCGCCGGTGCACGGCAAGGTGATCGCGCTGGGCGGCGTGCCCGGCGAAGTCATGGCGGTTGGCAGCATCCTGATCAGCATCGAAGTCGAAGGCGCGGGCAACGTTAAAGAGTCCGCTCAGCCTGTGGTTGCCGCCATGCAAGAAGCACCGGCGCCGAAAGTCGAAACCGTTGTGGAAAGCAAACCAGCCCCTGCTGCGGCGCCACGAGCAGCCGTATGCCAAGGCCCGATGGTGGCTCGCGAGGCCGATGAACGCCCGTTGGCGTCCCCGGCAGTACGCAAGCATGCACTTGATCTCGGCATCCAGTTGCGTCTGGTACGTGGCACCGGCCCTGCCGGTCGCGTGCTGCACGAAGACCTCGACGCCTATCTGGCGCAAGGTCAGTCGAATGCATCGACCGCCACCGCCGCATACGCCCAGCGTAATGACGAAGAGCAAATCCCGGTCATCGGCATGCGTCGCAAGATTGCCCAGCGTATGCAGGACGCCACTCAACGCGCTGCCCACTTCAGTTATGTCGAGGAAATCGACGTCACTGCCGTGGAAGAACTGCGCGCGCACCTGAACGAAAAACACGGCGCGACCCGTGGCAAGCTGACGCTGCTGCCGTTCCTCGTCCGCGCGCTGGTCGTCGCCCTGCGCGACTTCCCGCAGATCAACGCCCGTTACGACGACGAAGCCCAAGTCATCACCCGCCTTGGCGCGGTGCATGTCGGCATCGCCACCCAGGCCGACATCGGCTTAATGGTGCCAGTGGTGCGTCACGCTGAAGCTCGCAGTTTGTGGGACAACGCTCAGGAAATCTCCCGTCTGGCCACCGCCGCGCGCACTGGCAAGGCCGCCCGGGATGAACTGTCCGGCTCGAGCATCACCCTGACCAGCCTTGGCGCCCTGGGCGGTATTGTCAGCACGCCAGTGTTGAACCTGCCGGAAGTGGCCATCGTCGGCGTCAACAAAATCGTCGAACGCCCGATGGTCGTCAAAGGCCAGATCGTGATCCGCAAGATGATGAACCTCTCCAGTTCCTTCGATCACCGCGTGGTCGATGGCATGGACGCGGCGCAATTCATCCAGGCCGTTCGTGGCCTGCTCGAACAACCCGCCACCCTGTTCTTGGAGTAAGCAATGCAGACTTTGAACACCACGCTGCTCATCATCGGCGGCGGCCCTGGCGGTTATGTGACGGCGATTCGTGCCGGTCAGTTGGGCATCTCGACCATTCTCGTGGAAGGTGAATCACTGGGCGGTACGTGCCTGAACATCGGCTGCATTCCGTCGAAGGCGTTGA
This genomic window contains:
- a CDS encoding 3-methyl-2-oxobutanoate dehydrogenase (2-methylpropanoyl-transferring) subunit alpha, whose translation is MNQAYEPLRLHVPEPSGRPGCKTDFSYLRLTDAGTVRKPAIDVEPADTADLAKGLIRVLDDEGNALGPWAEGVPVEILRKGMRAMLKTRIFDNRMVVAQRQKKMSFYMQSLGEEAIGSAQALALNIDDMCFPTYRQQSILMAREVPLVDLICQLLSNERDPLKGRQLPIMYSVKESGFFTISGNLATQFVQGVGWGMASAIKGDTKIASAWIGDGATAESDFHTALTFAHVYRAPVILNVVNNQWAISTFQAIAGGEATTFAGRGVGCGIASLRVDGNDFIAVYAASAWAAERARRNLGPTMLEWVTYRAGPHSTSDDPSKYRPADDWSYFPLGDPIARLKQHLVKIGHWSEEEHVAVSAELEAEVIAAQKEAEQYGTLAGGQIPSAATMFEDVYKEMPEHLKRQRQELGI
- a CDS encoding alpha-ketoacid dehydrogenase subunit beta, encoding MNDHNNKIELETAMTTTTMTMIQALRSAMDVMLERDDNVVVFGQDVGYFGGVFRCTEGLQNKYGTSRVFDAPISESGIVGVAVGMGAYGLRPVAEIQFADYVYPASDQIISEAARLRYRSAGEFTAPMTLRMPCGGGIYGGQTHSQSIEAMFTQVCGLRTVMPSNPYDAKGLLIASIENDDPVIFLEPKRLYNGPFDGHHERPVTPWSKHPAAQVPDGYYTVPLDVAAITRPGKDVTILTYGTTVYVSQVAAEETGIDAEVIDLRSLWPLDLETIVKSVKKTGRCVVVHEATRTCGFGAELVALVQEHCFHYLEAPIERVTGWDTPYPHAQEWAYFPGPTRVGAALKRVMEV
- a CDS encoding dihydrolipoamide acetyltransferase family protein, with the protein product MGTHVIKMPDIGEGIAEVELSVWHVKVGDMVVEDQVLADVMTDKAMVDIPSPVHGKVIALGGVPGEVMAVGSILISIEVEGAGNVKESAQPVVAAMQEAPAPKVETVVESKPAPAAAPRAAVCQGPMVAREADERPLASPAVRKHALDLGIQLRLVRGTGPAGRVLHEDLDAYLAQGQSNASTATAAYAQRNDEEQIPVIGMRRKIAQRMQDATQRAAHFSYVEEIDVTAVEELRAHLNEKHGATRGKLTLLPFLVRALVVALRDFPQINARYDDEAQVITRLGAVHVGIATQADIGLMVPVVRHAEARSLWDNAQEISRLATAARTGKAARDELSGSSITLTSLGALGGIVSTPVLNLPEVAIVGVNKIVERPMVVKGQIVIRKMMNLSSSFDHRVVDGMDAAQFIQAVRGLLEQPATLFLE